In the genome of Acidobacteriota bacterium, the window TCGCCCCGGCTCGTGACGACGCCGGCCCCTTCCGCCAGGACGGTGCAGATCCGGCTGACCGTGCCGTCCTTGGCCGTCGACGGCAGCGCGATGATCGGGCGGCCGCCCTTGCTGCGCGCCGCGCCGCGGATGAAGTCCACCTGCCCGCCGATGCCCGAGAAGAAGCGCGTCCCGATCGAGTCCGCGGCGACCTGGCCCGTGAGGTCCACGGCAAGCGCCGAGTTGATCGCGACCATGTCGTCGTTGCGCGAGATCTGGAACGGGTCGTTCGTGAAGCTCGAGGGGCGCATCTCGATGCCGGGGTTGTCGTGCACCCACGCGTACATCTCGCGCGATCCCATGATGAAACTCGTCACGGCCTTGCCGGGGAGGAGCTTCTTGCGCCGCCCGGTCACGACGCCCGACTGGATGAGGCGCATCGCGCCGTCGGACATCATCTCCGTGTGGATCCCGAGGTCGTTGCGGTCGGCGAGCGCGCTGATGACGGCGTCCGGGATGCGGCCGATGCCCATCTGAAGGCACGCGCCGTCCGGGATGAGGCTCGCCGCGTGGAGGCCGATCTGGCGGCAGACGTCGTCCGGCGCCTCGGAGGCGAGCTCGAGGAGCGGCTCGTCGACGGGAATCAGGTGCGCGATGCGGTCCACGTGCAGGAACGAGTCGCCGAGCGTCCTCGGCATCTGCGGGTTGACTTCGGCGAGGACGAGCGGCGCCGTGTCCACGGCCGCGCGCACGATGTCCACCGAGACGCCGAGGCTGACGTATCCGTGCCGGTCCGGCGGGCTGACCTGGATGAGCGCGACGTCGATCCCGACGCGGCCCGTCGAGATGAGCGTCGGGATCTCGGACAGGAACACGGGCAGGAAGTCCGCCCGCCCTTCCTGCACGGCGCCGCGCACGTTGGCCCCGATGAAGAAGGCCATGTGGCGGAAGCGCTGCTCGAGGCCCGCCGCGACGTACGGCGCCTTGCCGAGCGTCATGAGGTGGACGATCTCGTTGTTGCGCAGGTGCGTGCCGTGCTCGACGAGGCCCTCGACGAGCTTCTGCGGCTCGCCCGCGCCCGAGCCGATGAGGATGCGACGCCCGGGCGGGATCGTCCGGATGGCGTCTTCGATGGATGAAATCTTCCAGCTGAAGCGGTCTTTCCAGTCGTTCGTCATACGAGTCGAATGTAACTCCCCGGTACAAGAAGGGAAACCGATGCGTTTGAATCCCCCCGGGGCCGGAAGGGTCAGCGGCGAAGGCCGATCAACAGCCCGTCCAGCGTCGGAAGGCAAACCGTATCAAAGGCTTCGCGGGCGTCTTCGTGGAATCGGCGCAGCGCCGCAGCCTCCTCCGAATCCTCGAGAAGCCGCCCGAAAAGGAACGCGTTGTCGCCGATCAGGAGGCCGCCCTTCCGGACGTTCTTCGCCGCCCAGCGGCCGTAGCCGTCGTAGTTCCGCTTATCGGCGTCGATGAAGACGGCGTCGAAGGGGCCGAGCGCCTCGAGCGTGGGCAGGACGTCGAGGCCCGCGCCCTCGAGGACCGTGACGCGCCCGGCGAGGCCCGCCGCTTCGAGGTTCCCGCGCGCGACGCGCGCGTGCTTCGGTTCGTACTCGATCGTCCAGAGGTGCCCGTCCCCGGGCAGCGCCCGCGCCATGACGAGCGCCGAGTAGCCCGCGAGCGTCCCGACCTCGACGACCTTCTTCGCTCCCGCGAGCTTCAGGAGGAGAGCCACCGCCTTCGCCTCGGACGGGCCGAGCTGGATCGCGGGCATCCCGTGCGCGGCCGGCGCGTCGAACGCGCGCCCCGCCGCCGCGTCGTGCGGGGCGTGAGCCTTCGCGACCCAGTCGAGGATCTCGCGCGTCGCGTACGAGAGGCCCGCGCGCGAGTCGGTATCGGCCATCAGTTCCCGGCGAGCGCGGGTGCGGCCTTCACGAATGCTTCGAACAGCCGGGCGTCGGCCTCCTTCGCGAGGTCCTTGCCGCCCTTCGTCGCGCTCGTGTTCATCACGGCGACGAAGCCGACCTTCGTCTTCGGGTCCAGCCAGAAGCGGCTCCGGAAGCCGTTCTGGTCTCCGGAGTGGCCGACCCAGCGCGTCCCGCCCGCCTCGCGCAGGAAAAAGCACAGGCCAATCGACTCCCCCGGCTTTTCCGTCGGCAGGACCGGGGTCCACATCTCCTCGAGCGACGCGCGCGACAGGATCTGCGGGCCGTCCCCGGCGAGAAACGCGAGCCACGCGGCGAGGGCCGGCAGCGGCGCATCCAGGCCGCCGTTCGAGACCGTGATTCCGCTGTCGAAGTTCGCGCGCGTCGGCTTCACGGCCCCGATTTCGCCCTCGTAGCCTCGCGCCATATCCTTCTCGAGGTCGTAGGGCGCGCGGTCGTAGAACGCCTTCGAGAGACCGAGCGGCCTGAACACGTCCTTGGCCATCGCGACCTCGTAGTCGTCGCCCGTCAGCGCCTCGATCGTCCGTCCGAGAAAGACGATGCCGGGATTCGAGTACGAGTACTTCGAGCCCGGTTTGAAGAGGATCTCCGTGTACGGGAGCATCGCGGCGACCTGCTCCCAGCGCGTCGGCTCGGCCGGGTGCCAGTCCCTGTCCCCGCCCCACGGGAACGTGGGCGACCGGAAGCCCGCGCTGTGCGACAGCAGGTGGCGCAGCGTGATCTCCGAAACGTCGCCGAAGGCGTCGTGGACGGCGCGCAGCTCGGGCACGTACTTCACGATCGGGTCCGAGAGCGCGAGCTTTCCCCGGTCGCGCAGCTGCATGAGACGCACGGCGGTGAACGTCTTCGTGATCGACGCCCAGTGCCAGATGATGTCGGGCGACGCCGCAACCCCGCGCTCGCGATCCGCAAGCCCTACGTAAGAAGAGAGAAGAGTCTTGCTCCCTCTCACGACGATCAGGCCCGCTCCGACGGCGCCGGCTTCGCTCATCGAGGATTTGAAGACGGAGGAGATTTCTTCGAGTGCGCGGGGTCGGGCCCCTGCGGCGGGAGGCGCCCCGGCCGCGCTGATGCGCTTCCCCTCTTCACCCTTCAAAGAAAATCCGAATCCGAATCCGATTCCGAGCGCCATGGCGAGAGCCAAGGCGCCGATCGCGCGGGCGCGTGTCACCGGACGGCGGCCTCCAGCAGCGTCAGCGTGCCCGCGTCGCCGTCCAGCTCGGCCATGACGCCGAGCGGGAGAGTCGCCTTGTCGGGCACGTGCCCGAAGACCAGGTTGGCGACGACGGGGATGCCGAGCTTGCCGAGGCGGTCCTTGCAGACCTCCTGCCACGTCCACTGCCCCTGCCCGCCGTAGCTCGGCTTGTACTCGCCGGGCGTGCAGTGCGCGAACTTCCCGAGCGCGACGCCCGCGAGGCCCGAGAGCTTGCCCGTGAGGAGGAACTGCGTGAGCCAGCGGTCGATGCGGTACGGGTCCTCGCCGACCTCCTCGAGGAAGAGGATGCGGCCCTTGAGCTCGGGCTCGAACGGCGTTCCGACGAGCGTCGAGAAGACGCTGATGTTCCCTCCGACGAGCCGTCCCTTCCCTTTTCCCGGAGCCAGCTTGTAGATCCAGTTCTCCTTGTCGACGACGATCTCGCGTTGCGGTCCCCTTGGCGCGGGCGGCTCGGCCACGCGGCCCGCGGGCTGCGCCGTCATGAGCACCTTCCGGAACGACGCGAGCGTGTAGTCCGTCTGCACTTCCGAGCCGACGGGGCCGTGGAACGTGACGAGGCCCGTGAGGCGGTGGATCGCGTTCAGGAGCGCCGTGATGTCGCTGTAACCGCAGAGCACCTTCGGGTTCTTCCTGATCGTCTCGTAGTCGAGGAGCGGGAGGATGCGCGACGCGCCGTACCCGCCGTGCAGGCAGAAGATCCCGTCGACGGACGGATCCGCGAACGCGGCGTTGATGTCGGCCGCGCGGTGCTCGTCGGGGCCCGCGAGGTAGCGGGTCGCCTCCCCCACGTGCGGGAAGACCTTCGGCTTGAAGCCGAGGGCCTTCACGATCTCGACCCCGAAGTCGGTGTCGGCGAGGCCCGATCCCGGGGAGGAGGGCGTGACGATTGCGACCGTCATCCCGGGCTGGAGCGCCTTCGGGAGAACGGTCTCGGGCGGCTTCTCCGCGTACTTCTGGAGAGCGGCCTGCGCGGAGAGCGGAAACCCGGCGATGAGGGATGCGAAGGAGACTTCTTCGAGGAACGTGCGTCTGCTTGTCGACATGGGCCGGATTCTAGGCCGGGGCGGTCCTCCAGGGGCCGGGAACGAAGCGGCGGACGGCCGCGAGGACCAGGAGCGCCGCCCCGAACGTCGCGACGATCGCCGCGCCGGTCGGCAGGTCGAGCGTGAACGAGAGCCAGACACCGACGGCCGACACGACGACGCCCATCGTCCAGCCGATCGCGAGGCGCACCCCGATGCGCTCGGCGAACAGCATCGCCGCGACGGAAGGCACGATCAGGAACGAGAAGACGAGAAGCACGCCCGCGATCGCGACCGAGCTGGTGACGACGAACCCGAACGACGCGTAGAAGAGGAAATCCCAGAACTTCACGTTCCAGCCTCGGCGGACCGCTTCGGCTTCGTTGCGCGAGATCAGGAGGAACCTCTCGCGGAAGACGAAGTGGAACGCTCCGACGAGCGCGTAGAGGACAGCCGTTTTCGCGAGGTCGGACCAGGACGTGGACAGGATGTTCCCGACGAGCATCTCCTTGAGGTGCTCGGTCTCGCGCGTCGCCTTCGACATGACGAGGACCGCGCACGCCGCCGAGACCGCGTAGACGATTCCGATGATCGCCTCCTGCGGAATGCGCGTCCTGCCGTGCGATTTCGTGAGGGCGAAGATCGCGGCCCCGAGGAGCGTGAAGACGAGCGAATAGACGTACGAGCCCGTCGAGTGCATCTCGTGCCCCGCGAGGTACCCGACCGTTCCCCCGAACGCCGCGATCTGCGCGAGCGAGAGATCCACGAAGATGACCCCCCGCTCCACGACGTGGATCCCGAGGTAGGAGTGGATTCCCGTGAGGATCAGGCTCGCGACGAACGCGGGGAGCAGGATCTCAAAGACGGTCATTTCTTCTTCTCCAGGGCGCTCTTTTCCAGGGCCGAGGCGATCTTCTCGACGTCGACGTCGAAGAGAGAAATGTAGTCCTTCGCGGCCGGTTCGCCGCCGACGGAGGGCGGGATCACGACGACCGTCGCGCCCGTCTTCGACGCGACGAAGTCCGGGTCCTTCTTGTCGAAGTAGACCTCCATCAGGATGACCGGGATCTTCTGAGCGTTCATGAGGTTGATGATCTCGAGCTTGTGCTGGGGCGAGGGCGGGATGCCGGGCTTCGGCTCGAGGAACCCGACGACGTCGAGGCCGAACGCTTTCGCGAAGTTCGGCCACGAGCTGTGGTACGTGACGATCTTCGCGCCCTTGAACGGCGCGAGCCGCGCGGCCCAGCGCGCCTCGCCGGCTTTGAGCTTCGACTCGAAGTCCGCGAGGTTCTTCGCGTAGTCGGCGGCGCCGGCGGGGTCGAGCGCCGTGAGCTTCGCCGCGATCGCCCGGGCGATCACGCGGCCGTTCGCCGGGTCGAGCCAGTAGTGCGGGTTCCCGTAAGGGTGGACGTCGCCCATCGCGCGCGTCACCTGCCCGGCGGGCTTGTCGAGGATGTCGCAGCCGGCGGAGGCGTCGAGATAGCCCGCGCCCGTCGGCCGGATCTTCTCGTTGCGCGCCTGGTCGAGGAGCGGCGGCAGATAGCCGATCTCGAGCTCGAGGCCCGCGACGATCAGGACGTCCGCGTCGTGGAGCTTCAGCACGAACGACGGCTTGGGCTCGACGAAATGCGGGTCCTGGTAGCCCTTCGCGAGGGCGTCGGTGTCGACGCGGTCGCCGCCGACGGAGGCGGCGAGCGACGCGAAGTCCGACAGCGTCGTGACGACCTTCAGCTTCTTCGCCTCGGCGGAACACGCGAAGAGGAAGCAGCACGCTGCGGCGGCGCTCTTCACCCTTCTAAGAAAGTCTTCTTCTCTTCTCTTCATCGTCTTTCCTCTCTCAGAAGGGGTGTGCGCCGTGCGCGCCGATGGCGAACTGGAGCTGGACGAGGAGCTCCGTCGCCGTGACGGGGCCGGCCGGCTGGTCGTAACGGTTGCGCCGCAACTGGGCGCGGACCGTCGAGAACTCCGAAGGCATGAAGGTCAGGATCGCCGAGTCGCCGCGGTCGCGGAGGTCCGCGTCGTCCGCATGGTCCGACTCGTCGTGCCGGTAGCCGACGTTCCAGCGGCGGCCGAGCTGGTACTGAGCGAGGGCGTACCAGCCGTCCGCACGGACGGTCGTTCCAGCCGCCATCTCGCGCTCGGACGTCATCCACTCGCCGCGCACGAGGAGGGACCGGTAGAGCCCCTGCCGGAGCGGCTTCCAGCGGAACGAGACGTCGACGCCGGCGAGCGTCGTGTGGAGTCCCGGCCCTTCGACGCCGTTCCCGCGCGTCCACGAGCCGCCGAGCTCGAGGTTTGTGGATTCCGAAAGGTCCTTGTACGCCTTGAGGTGGAAGAGCGGCTCGACGTCGTTGCGGGTCTCGGCCTCGAAGAGGTTCTCCGTCGTGCCCTGGAAGACCTGCGCGGTCGCCTCGAGAAAGATCTCGGACGGCATCGGGATCAGTCTCGCGGCGGAGAGACCGGCGTCGCTGATCCCGCCCTCTCCGCCGAGGAGGTTCAGGATCACGAGAGGCGTGTCCGCGTACTGGCGGACGTGCGGGTGCTCCGTATTCACCTTCCCGAAGGCGGCCTTGAACTTGCCGGCCTTCACGATGAAGTCGCCGGGAAGCGTCAGGAAGGTGATGTATCCCTCCTCGATCCCGACACCGCCCTCGCTGTCGAGGGACACGAAGAAGTCCGCGCGCGCGTACGGGTCGACGATCGCCTGCAGGGCGATTTCGGATTCCTTGAGCTGGAGGCTCGGCTGGTTGTCGACCGGGTTATGGCCGACGAAGCCGAGCGCATTCCCGATCACGGAGATGTTCGGGTTGAAGACGTTGCCGGTCTGGGCCGTCTGCGCCGCCGCAGAACCGGCCGCAAACGCGAAGAAGAAGATCTCTGCGAAAAGGACGAGGCGCGGAGCGGCGCGCCCGCTTCTCTCTACTCTCAATGGAATTCCCTCCGAAGCGTTGACGGATGCCCGGGCGAATCTCGTCCGGGCGTGAGAAACGTCTACGCGGCCGAAGGAGGAGAGCGGCCGGAAACAGAGGGGAGAGCCGGAGCGGTGGCCGCGCAATCCGCGAGCGCCTCGGGCGACGGGCGCGACGCGGGCGGCGCGAGAAAGACGGGAGCGGACGCGGGCGGCAGCAGGTTCGCGACGGCGCACGCCGCGCACGCGTGCTCGGGCTGCGGGATGAACGGCGCGTGGTTCGGGTGATCGGGCGCGAAGAGCTGGGTTCCGTGGGAGAGCGCTTCGATGCCGTCGACGTGCCCGAACGCCCCGCCCAGCGCCAGCGGCGCGAGGAGGACGAAGACGGCGGCACGGACGAGACGGCCTCTCACCGCGGGAAAGTCTACGCCTGCACCCTCTGGGCGCCTATTTCGCCGAGGCCATCCCGAGATAGCTCCCGTCGCCCGTGCCCTGCCCCGGCACGGCGCCGTCGTTGACGATGCCGTAGGCGAAGAAGGGATAGGCGTTTCCGGCGTTCGCGCGGATGCGGACGTAGCCGTTGCGGATGCCGAGATCCGAGAGCGGCGAATTCAGTTGTTTCCAGTCAGCAAAGGACGCATCGAGCGTGATCGCACGAGTGCCCTTGAAGAGTCCGGTGTCGCCGTCGAAGAAGTCCATTGAAAGTGAAAGAGTCGACGGACCGCCGGAGCTTCCGATCGGGGGGTCGGCGATCCCGAAGGCGAGATTGGAACGCGACAGCCCGTCCTGCTTGAGGCCGTAGACCCACGTTTCCGAGACCGCCGCCTGAGACGGTGTGATTGCCGGATACGCCACGCCGAACGTCCCGCCCAAGGGCGAGGTCGAGAACGTGCGCGCGCTCGCGTGGAACGCCGCCGCACCACTATTCGAAGAAATCTGGAGCGGCCTTGCCGACGGGGAAAGCCCGGTAGAGGCGAGTACGTCCGGTATGAATGCCTGCTGGCCCGGTAGCAGAAAGAAGTCCCCGTTCGCGACGATGCCGCCGGGGAACGAATAGTGGACTGTTGTCGTCCCCGCGTTCGTCAGGCAAAGCTCCGTCGTGAATGCTCCGGTATGAACCGCCACAGGCAGCATGAGGCGGTCGCTCTTCCGGCCGGCCGCGACCGGCGCGACGAACGCGCCGTCGCCCGTCGAGTTGTCGTTCACGACGCCGTACGCGTAGAACGCGTCCGCCCCCGCGACGCGCTCGACGGTCGCCCAGCCCTGCGCGTAGCCCGCGGACTGGAGGACGCGGTTGAGTTGCGTCCATTGTCCGGGCGCGAGCGTCGCGTCGGGAAGCGTCACGCTGCGCCCGTCACCCGCGGCGCCGCTGTGAACCGTCACGCGTAGCGTCACGGCCGCGCCCGTCAGGGAATCACCCGCATTCAGCAGCCCGACGTTGCTTCGGAAGGAAGCATCCTCGCGCAACCCGTAGAGCGCGACGGGCCCCTCGAGCGTCTCGTTCGGCGAGAGCGCCGGATACGCGAGGCCGGCGCGGCCTTCGGGCAGAACGGCGAGCGTCCGCACGGACGCGAACGCCGCGTCGCCGGAGACGATGCCGGAGAACGCGAGCCGCAGCGTCCCGCCCTGGTTGCCGATCGGGATGAAGAGGCCTTTCTGCCGCAGCCACTGGATGGCGTCCGTGAAGACGAGCTGCCGGCCCGCGGGAACCGTCGTCGTGAACGTCCCGCTGCCTCTCGACCCGAGAAAGTCCGACGCCGTGAACGTGACGGCCACGGATGCATCCGTCGCCCCGCGGTTGCCGAGCGTGAGCTCCGAGACGAAGCGTGCCCCGCTCGCGCCCTCCACGTCGACGACGGAGGGGACGGTGAGGATCGAGGAGGCTCCATCCGCGTCCACGAGGCGGTAGAGAACGCCGGATGTTCCGTCCACGGCGTAGACCTCGCCGGCGTCGTCCTCGCCGAAGCTCGTGAGCGCATAGCCCGGCTTCAAGAGCTCCTGGCCCTCCCAGCCCGAGGCTCCGTTTCGGATGCCCCAGACGCGGCCGCTGCAGTAATCCGCAAACACATGGATCCCGTTCAGCCGCGCAAAATCGCGGCCGCGGTAGACGAAGCCGCCCGTGATCGAGCAGTTGCCGTTCACGTGTCCGTACTCGGCGAGGGGCAGCGTGATCCCGGCAAAGCTGCAGCCCGTGGCCGGGTTGTAGCAGTGAGCGCCCTCCGTCACCCGCCAGCCGTAGTTCGCGCCACCGGGTGCGCCCGCGGGCTGGAAATCGACTTCCTCCCAGGCGCCCTGCCCGACGTCGCCGATGAAGAGGTCGCCCGTCTTGCGGTCGAAGGAGAACCGCCACGGGTTCCTGAGGCCGAATGCCCAGATCTCCGGGCGGACCGTCGAAGATCCGTAGAAAGGGTTCGAGGGCGGGATCGCGTACGTCGATCGCCCGAGAACGTCGATTCTCAGAATCTTCCCCAGAAGACTCGACGGACTCTGTGCGTTGTTGAAAGGATCACCCGAGCTCCCTCCGTCGCCCATGCCGACGTAGAGGTAGCCGTCCGGCCCGAACGCGATCTGCCCGCCGTTGTGGTTCGTGAAGGGCTGCGCGATCTTCAGGAGGACCTGCTCGGACGCGGGATTGGCCGCGCTCGAGCCGGCCGGCACGAGGAAGCGTGAAACAGTCGTGTCGCCGTTCAGGTCCGTGTAGTTCGCATAGAGCTCGGTCTTCGGGCCGCTCCCCGGCGGGAACGCGATCGAGAGGAGACCGCGCTCGCTGCAGCAGCTGACCCGGGACGAGATGTCGAGGAACGCCGCGCCCTGCAGCACGCCGTTCCTCACGACCCGCACCCGGCCGCGCTGCTCGACGACGAAAAGACGTCCGGACCCGTCGTTCGCGGCGGCGACGTGCGTGGGACTCGTGAGACCGGCGACGACCCGGTCCAGCGCGATGCGCGGCCACGGAGCCGACGTGACGAGCGAGCCGGCGAGCGCCGCGGCGAGGAGCAGCGAGGTCACGGGTCTCCCCTACGCGTAGTGATGGAGGGCGGCCGTCTCGTCGTCGAAGACCTCGAAGACGGGCAGGAGCTCGGAGAGGTGCAGGCTCTTGCGCACTCTCTCGTGCAGGTTCAGGAGCTTCAGGCTCGCGTCGAACTTTCCGCAGATCTTCAGGCTCGCGACGAGCTCGCCCGTGCCGGAACTGTCGATCACGGTCACGCCGGAGAGGTTCAGCAGGATCTTCTTCCAGCCCTCGGCGAGGAGCTCGTTGACGACGTTTCGCAGGATCTCGTCGCCGACCCCGGCGAGGAGCCGCCCCTTGAGGTCGACGATCACGACGTCTCCGACCTTGCGTACTTCAACGTGCATCGGTCAAGATCCTAGCGCGATTCCGACAACAACGTCAGAAGAGAGGTCGCCGTGTCTTTCTTCGCCCGCCTTCCTCTGGCTCTCCTCGCCGCTTCTCTCACGGCCCGATCCGCCACGTTCAACGTGAACAGCACGGCGGACGCCGTCGACGCGGCTCCCGGAAACGGGGCCTGCGCCGCGGCGGGCGGCGCGTGCACGCTCCGGGCCGCGGTCATGGAGGCGAACGCCCTCGCGGGGTCCCACACGATCAACGTGCCCGCCGGCCTCTACCTCCTCACCCTTCCGGGCGTCGGCGAGGCGGCCGCCGCGCAGGGCGACCTCGACGTCACGGGGGACGTCACGATCGCGGGTTCGGGCCCCGCGGGGTCGATCGTCGACGGCGGCGGACTCGAGCGCGTCTTCGAGATCAACGGAACCGCGCGGATCTCGGGCCTGACGATCCGCAACGGCGCCGCCGTTTCGGCGGGAATCCCGATCTACGGGGCGAATTTCCTCGGCGGCCTCGTCCAGAATCTCGGGACGCTCACGCTCACGAACTGCGCTCTCGAGGGCGGGCGCGCGAACGCGGGAGGCGCGATCTGGAGCGGAGCCGGCGGCTCCCTCACGATGGACCGCTGCACGGTGACGGGCGGAGAGGCCCTGGCTCTCGGAATCACGAACGCGGAGGGCGGCGGGCTCCAGCTGAACAGCAGCACCACGACCATCACGAACAGCACGATCGCCGGGAACTGGTCCGCGGGGAGCGGCGGCGGGATCAACGCAAACGGCGGGACGCTCACCCTCACGAACGTCACGCTCAGCGGCAATGTGGCCACGGGAGCGAGCGCGCTCGAGAGCGTGAACATGGCGGTCACGCTCCGGCACGTGACGGTCACGAACAACACGGGCTTCGGCGGCGCCCTCCGCCACTACTCGTTCGACGGCTCGACGAAAGTCACCTTCGTGAACTCGGTCGTCGCCGGGAACACGTTCGGCGGGTGCTCTTCGAACGGGGCGAACCTCGTCTCGCAGGGCGGAAACGTCGACTCCGACGGCTCGTGCGCCTTCACGCTCGGCACGGACCGCGCGAACGCCGACACGCGGCTGGGGCCGCTCGCCGACAACGGCGGCTCGACCGACACACACGCGCTCCTCTCGGGCAGCGCCGCCCTCGACGCCGGCACGTCCGCGGGCTGCACCGCCACGGACGAGCGTGGAACGACGCGTCCGAAGGGCGCCGCGTGCGACAGCGGCTCGTTCGAGTCGGACCCCGCCGCGACGTATGCGGCGACGCGGACGATCCCGATCCTGCTCGACGTCACGGGCGCGACAGGCGCGCACTTCACGTCGGAGCTCACGCTCGCGAATCGCGGGGCGACGCCGGCGTCCGTCGCCCTCACCTACACGGCCGCGTACGCGCTCGGCGCCTCCGGAAGCGGCACGGTCGTCGAGACGCTCCCCCCGGGACGGCAACTGGTTTTCGCGGACGCCCTCGCCTACCTGCGCGGCAAGGGGCTCGCAATCCCGTCCACCGGCAATCAGGGCGGCACGCTCGGGGCCGTCTTCACCGGCCTGTCCTCGGCCGATGTCGCCTTCGCGGGAGCGCGCACGACGTCGGCCTCGGGCGCGGGCCGCGCGGGCCTCTCGTATCCCGGCTCGCGCCCCGGGGACGTGGGCCGCGGCAAGGTCCGACTCTTCGGCCTGCGGGACACGCCGGGCGACCGCACGAACCTGGCTCTCGTGAACGCCGGCACGGCCGGTTCCCTCACGCTCGCGATCACCTTGACCTCCGGCACCGCGGGCGACGCGCGGACGTTCGCCGTCGCCCCCGTGACGCTCGCAGCCGGCCAGTGGGTGCAGATCAACGCTCCCCAGCTCCTGCGCGCGGCCGCGATGGCCAACGCATGGGCGACCGTCGAGCCCGTGTCCGGGACGGAGCCGTTCCTCGCGTACGCGGTCTTCAACGACAACGCGACGGACGACGGCTCCTTCGTGCCCGCCGTGCGCGCCGCAGGCGCGGCGTCACGACAGGTCCTTCCGGTCCTCGTCGAGAGCGACGCGTTCCAGAGCGAGATCGTGCTCGCGAACCCGACCGACCAGCCGATGCAGGCCTCGCTCACTCTGACGCTGTCGGTGGGTTCCTTCGTC includes:
- a CDS encoding acetyl-CoA hydrolase/transferase family protein, with translation MTNDWKDRFSWKISSIEDAIRTIPPGRRILIGSGAGEPQKLVEGLVEHGTHLRNNEIVHLMTLGKAPYVAAGLEQRFRHMAFFIGANVRGAVQEGRADFLPVFLSEIPTLISTGRVGIDVALIQVSPPDRHGYVSLGVSVDIVRAAVDTAPLVLAEVNPQMPRTLGDSFLHVDRIAHLIPVDEPLLELASEAPDDVCRQIGLHAASLIPDGACLQMGIGRIPDAVISALADRNDLGIHTEMMSDGAMRLIQSGVVTGRRKKLLPGKAVTSFIMGSREMYAWVHDNPGIEMRPSSFTNDPFQISRNDDMVAINSALAVDLTGQVAADSIGTRFFSGIGGQVDFIRGAARSKGGRPIIALPSTAKDGTVSRICTVLAEGAGVVTSRGDIHYVVTEYGVADLWGKNIRQRTMALIGIAHPDFRGELLATARQRRFIFPG
- a CDS encoding O-methyltransferase, which gives rise to MADTDSRAGLSYATREILDWVAKAHAPHDAAAGRAFDAPAAHGMPAIQLGPSEAKAVALLLKLAGAKKVVEVGTLAGYSALVMARALPGDGHLWTIEYEPKHARVARGNLEAAGLAGRVTVLEGAGLDVLPTLEALGPFDAVFIDADKRNYDGYGRWAAKNVRKGGLLIGDNAFLFGRLLEDSEEAAALRRFHEDAREAFDTVCLPTLDGLLIGLRR
- a CDS encoding beta-lactamase family protein; this encodes MTRARAIGALALAMALGIGFGFGFSLKGEEGKRISAAGAPPAAGARPRALEEISSVFKSSMSEAGAVGAGLIVVRGSKTLLSSYVGLADRERGVAASPDIIWHWASITKTFTAVRLMQLRDRGKLALSDPIVKYVPELRAVHDAFGDVSEITLRHLLSHSAGFRSPTFPWGGDRDWHPAEPTRWEQVAAMLPYTEILFKPGSKYSYSNPGIVFLGRTIEALTGDDYEVAMAKDVFRPLGLSKAFYDRAPYDLEKDMARGYEGEIGAVKPTRANFDSGITVSNGGLDAPLPALAAWLAFLAGDGPQILSRASLEEMWTPVLPTEKPGESIGLCFFLREAGGTRWVGHSGDQNGFRSRFWLDPKTKVGFVAVMNTSATKGGKDLAKEADARLFEAFVKAAPALAGN
- a CDS encoding LD-carboxypeptidase; translation: MTVAIVTPSSPGSGLADTDFGVEIVKALGFKPKVFPHVGEATRYLAGPDEHRAADINAAFADPSVDGIFCLHGGYGASRILPLLDYETIRKNPKVLCGYSDITALLNAIHRLTGLVTFHGPVGSEVQTDYTLASFRKVLMTAQPAGRVAEPPAPRGPQREIVVDKENWIYKLAPGKGKGRLVGGNISVFSTLVGTPFEPELKGRILFLEEVGEDPYRIDRWLTQFLLTGKLSGLAGVALGKFAHCTPGEYKPSYGGQGQWTWQEVCKDRLGKLGIPVVANLVFGHVPDKATLPLGVMAELDGDAGTLTLLEAAVR
- a CDS encoding metal ABC transporter permease, with amino-acid sequence MTVFEILLPAFVASLILTGIHSYLGIHVVERGVIFVDLSLAQIAAFGGTVGYLAGHEMHSTGSYVYSLVFTLLGAAIFALTKSHGRTRIPQEAIIGIVYAVSAACAVLVMSKATRETEHLKEMLVGNILSTSWSDLAKTAVLYALVGAFHFVFRERFLLISRNEAEAVRRGWNVKFWDFLFYASFGFVVTSSVAIAGVLLVFSFLIVPSVAAMLFAERIGVRLAIGWTMGVVVSAVGVWLSFTLDLPTGAAIVATFGAALLVLAAVRRFVPGPWRTAPA
- a CDS encoding zinc ABC transporter substrate-binding protein; translated protein: MKRREEDFLRRVKSAAAACCFLFACSAEAKKLKVVTTLSDFASLAASVGGDRVDTDALAKGYQDPHFVEPKPSFVLKLHDADVLIVAGLELEIGYLPPLLDQARNEKIRPTGAGYLDASAGCDILDKPAGQVTRAMGDVHPYGNPHYWLDPANGRVIARAIAAKLTALDPAGAADYAKNLADFESKLKAGEARWAARLAPFKGAKIVTYHSSWPNFAKAFGLDVVGFLEPKPGIPPSPQHKLEIINLMNAQKIPVILMEVYFDKKDPDFVASKTGATVVVIPPSVGGEPAAKDYISLFDVDVEKIASALEKSALEKKK
- a CDS encoding STAS domain-containing protein; amino-acid sequence: MHVEVRKVGDVVIVDLKGRLLAGVGDEILRNVVNELLAEGWKKILLNLSGVTVIDSSGTGELVASLKICGKFDASLKLLNLHERVRKSLHLSELLPVFEVFDDETAALHHYA
- a CDS encoding right-handed parallel beta-helix repeat-containing protein, producing the protein MSFFARLPLALLAASLTARSATFNVNSTADAVDAAPGNGACAAAGGACTLRAAVMEANALAGSHTINVPAGLYLLTLPGVGEAAAAQGDLDVTGDVTIAGSGPAGSIVDGGGLERVFEINGTARISGLTIRNGAAVSAGIPIYGANFLGGLVQNLGTLTLTNCALEGGRANAGGAIWSGAGGSLTMDRCTVTGGEALALGITNAEGGGLQLNSSTTTITNSTIAGNWSAGSGGGINANGGTLTLTNVTLSGNVATGASALESVNMAVTLRHVTVTNNTGFGGALRHYSFDGSTKVTFVNSVVAGNTFGGCSSNGANLVSQGGNVDSDGSCAFTLGTDRANADTRLGPLADNGGSTDTHALLSGSAALDAGTSAGCTATDERGTTRPKGAACDSGSFESDPAATYAATRTIPILLDVTGATGAHFTSELTLANRGATPASVALTYTAAYALGASGSGTVVETLPPGRQLVFADALAYLRGKGLAIPSTGNQGGTLGAVFTGLSSADVAFAGARTTSASGAGRAGLSYPGSRPGDVGRGKVRLFGLRDTPGDRTNLALVNAGTAGSLTLAITLTSGTAGDARTFAVAPVTLAAGQWVQINAPQLLRAAAMANAWATVEPVSGTEPFLAYAVFNDNATDDGSFVPAVRAAGAASRQVLPVLVESDAFQSEIVLANPTDQPMQASLTLTLSVGSFVPFANPTLVLTLAPREQRIIPAVLQAFRGMGLGIEPSAPGKTIVGSLEAVFTPSGGAPASGFVGARTASPAPSGGAYGLFYTGVPATGAARAEAWVFALTQDAASRSNLAVVNAGPGLTAITVRVDAFDAATGALAGGTDVTVPGGGWMQVNTVLAPYGLSKGFARVTRTSGTESFVAYGVVNDGATPGSGTSDGSYVAMTVVR